TTCTCCCCTTCACATCATTATTCATTTTTTCAACATAACTTTCTTTAATCATTGGCCCTTATCAACCTCAATAATTGTCCAGTCGAGACTGCTGATCTTTTGGACAAAAAGACTGTAGCTCTCTCCATCGCTCTCAAGCTCAAAAAAACCTTTATCAGAGTTCAATATTGCACGGGCCAACTTCCTGACAGCTCTTTTACGGCTTTTTAATATTGAATAATCATCAGACCTGAAAGTATCCTGATATATCATTTCAAAATATTTATGGTCCCGGAGTTCAGGAATACCAAAGACTTTTCCGGCCTGTGCCCCGGACCATACGGTGCTGCCTCTGGAGTCGATAACAATAATTCTACTTTTAATTGCGGCAGGTATATACTGTTCAATTATATTTTCAACAGCAATATCAACGCCGGCAACTCCGCAGAACTGATCGTTGTAATAGACAGGAGCAAGAGCTGAAATCATCCAGCCCCTTCCGGCAGGATCAACATACGGTTCTTTAGTCCAGACCTTTGTACGCCCGAAGTTCTTGTAAGGTGCAGCCAGATTATAAAAAAGGTAGTCGGTAAGATCAGATCCCGGAACCACTTCATGCCTGCTCATAGCCGGAGAAAGACGGCATACGGATTCTTTACTCAGATACCACGCCTGAATAACAAATGGATTATCACTGACTATTGAGACAAGCAGAGGGTCTACGGCCTGAGTGAGATAGGCCACTTCTTTTACCGAATCATCAACCGGAACATAACCGGAAGCGATTACCGAAACATTTATATCATGATCGGCACTGTAAAATATTCCATTTTCAAACATCCGGTAACCGGATTTATCAATAGACGGAACATAGCTTGAAGCATTTGCATAAGCTCGGCTTAAAGCTTTGGACAGATTCTGAGCATCGTCCATAACAACTGAAAGCTCATAGTTGAAACTGCCTATCATAAGGTCAAAATCAGCATCCCTATCAGTATTATCCGAGCACCCCGTAACGCAGGTGATCATTACAAATACAAGTATGCAGTATATAAAATAAGCTGTTTTTTCTGCCTTCATTTTTGCTAACCTTAATAAAACACCAGTAAAACGTGTTATATTGATGACTATATAAAATATGGTAAACTAAAAGCCTGATAACAGCAAAAAAACAAAATATCTCCTAAACAGTCTGAACACTGCTTAAAAACCGGGAACGAAAAAATGCCGCTACATGGATTTTCCATATAGCGGCATTTAAACTTTCATAACAATTTTGATTTCCAGTTGAAAACAAAATAAGTCTTATATGTAAAAAACAACTAAATCACATAATCAACGGCACTTCTGGAAGTAACAACTTTTTTAATGAAATCAACGCATTCAAGATGAAGAGGATGAATAGCATAAGCATTGAGCTTCTCTTTATCATCAAATTCTGTGAAGAGAATAACATCACACCCGGGTACGGATTCAAAAACATCGTAACTGACTTCAATATGGTTTAAAAAATCAATTTTATCAGCCAGAGCTTCAAGAATCTCTTTCATCTTTTTAGCATTTTCCAGCTTGGTTGCTCCTTCAGCCTCATCCTTAAGAGTCCACATAACAATGTGCTTAATCATTTTTAAAGTCCTACCAACTATTAAGAGTTTTAAAAACAGACACTGCCTGAGCAGAGTAGCAAAACCGATTAGTTACGCATTTCTTCAACAAGTGCAACCAGAGTTCTAACCTGATCCGACAGGGAGTTTGCCCCTTCTGCAGCGTCAGAACTGTTTCTGGCATTATCTTCAGCAAAGGAGTCAATTTCAGCGACACTGCGGTTGATTTCTTCAGATGTGGCCGACTGTTGTTCCGCGGCAGTTGCAATTGAACGAATCTGATCAGCAGCAATTCTTGACAGCTCAACAATTTCAGAAAGAACCTGACCGGACTTTTCTGAAAGATCAGTTGCACCTGAAACAGCTTCTACAGTCTCATCAACACCCTTCACGTTTTCTCGGGCAAGAATTTGAATGGAGTTGATACTTTTTTCAACTTCATCGGTAGCCCCGATAGTTTTTTCAGCAAGTTTACGGACTTCATCCGCTACAACGGCAAAGCCTCTGCCGGCCTCACCAGCACGGGCAGCT
Above is a window of Maridesulfovibrio bastinii DSM 16055 DNA encoding:
- a CDS encoding Dabb family protein, which encodes MIKHIVMWTLKDEAEGATKLENAKKMKEILEALADKIDFLNHIEVSYDVFESVPGCDVILFTEFDDKEKLNAYAIHPLHLECVDFIKKVVTSRSAVDYVI